The proteins below come from a single Bacillota bacterium genomic window:
- a CDS encoding helix-turn-helix domain-containing protein, protein MATFAEKLRDLRTRCNLTQEALAAAMGVSRSAMAGYEAPSKKRQPDFELVCRLARFFGVSVDYLLGCTDDPAPLAPDPDVVAGARYLEALRASRGWTREDLASRLGIDLKDLVRYEIGAARLPDDVVTKLAGVFEVDPRCFTGDLSQAEMEEILGETWFRAPVRLSPEARRAVEDFIGYMTAQEERKKREGTQARKEE, encoded by the coding sequence ATGGCCACATTCGCGGAGAAGCTGAGAGACCTCAGGACACGGTGCAATCTCACGCAAGAAGCCCTGGCTGCCGCGATGGGAGTATCGCGCTCAGCCATGGCCGGGTACGAGGCTCCGAGCAAGAAGCGCCAACCCGACTTCGAGCTTGTATGCCGGCTTGCGCGCTTTTTCGGAGTGAGCGTCGACTACCTGCTAGGATGCACCGACGACCCCGCGCCGCTCGCGCCGGACCCGGACGTCGTCGCTGGCGCTCGTTACCTCGAGGCGCTGCGCGCTTCACGCGGCTGGACGAGGGAGGATCTCGCGAGCCGCCTCGGGATCGACCTGAAGGACCTCGTGAGGTACGAGATCGGCGCGGCGAGACTGCCGGACGATGTGGTGACGAAGCTCGCGGGAGTCTTCGAGGTCGATCCCCGGTGCTTTACCGGCGACCTCTCTCAAGCGGAAATGGAGGAGATCCTCGGGGAAACCTGGTTCCGGGCGCCTGTCAGGCTGTCGCCGGAGGCAAGACGCGCCGTCGAAGATTTCATAGGGTACATGACGGCACAGGAGGAGCGCAAGAAGCGGGAAGGGACGCAGGCTCGCAAGGAGGAGTAG
- a CDS encoding MmgE/PrpD family protein — protein MTGKRYMSAGLGDFATRRLASWASQVEIQDLPEDAIAKAAECLVDWVGVALAGSAQDVAALVSPVFD, from the coding sequence ATGACAGGCAAACGATACATGTCAGCCGGACTCGGTGACTTCGCGACGCGGAGGCTCGCCTCTTGGGCCTCTCAGGTCGAGATCCAAGACTTACCTGAGGACGCGATCGCCAAGGCCGCGGAGTGCCTTGTGGATTGGGTCGGAGTCGCGCTGGCCGGATCCGCTCAGGACGTTGCCGCTCTCGTCTCGCCGGTGTTCGAT